The genomic DNA GATGCCAGCGAAATTGCGATCGCTTTATTACCGAGAAACATCGCTTCCAGAGCCGCAGCAACTGTTCCGGAATAAAGTACATCCTCGCTCATGTTTTGTCCGCCGTTGATCCCTGAAATCACCAGATCGACCGGCTTTTTCAAGATGGTCTGAAAAGCGATGCTGATACAATCTGTCGGTGTTCCGGTTACTGCAAATCGATTTTCACCTTTATCTAAAATCCGGATCGGCTGGAATAAAGTGATGGAATGCGAAGCAGCACTTTGTTCTTCTGCTGGAGCAACAACAATTATTTCGTGTTTTTCCTGCAGTTTTTCTGCTAAAATATTAATTCCCGGAGCATCTATCCCGTCGTCATTCGTCAGTAATATTCTCATTAAATCTCCAAAATAATTTGTGCTCCGAAGAACACTGAAAAGCACAAAGTTTTCACTTAAAATTAATGTCAATAAGAAACAATTGTTAATTTTGAATGTCCCTAAATTTTCAATTTATTTGAATCTGAAAAGTTTATATATACCATTAAAATGGTTAAGGATAATTTTTTTGAATTTCTTATCACCACAATGTCCGTCAAAAGCCGAAGTAAACAATTGTGGTGTTGCTCTGAATAACTTTCATCGAAATTAATTTCTTTTTTTCAGATTAACACCCTGATTTATCAGGGTGAAACAAGTCTACAGAATATGATAACATAACCGTTTTAACGGTTTAGGGTTAACTGCGAAGCCAAAATTATTTTATTTAAAAATGAGAATCATGGCATTCTTCACGGCTAATTTCTCATTTCATGAATCACTATTTTGATAAAATTCATGATGTCACGAAAATGCGAAATGTAACTTTTTTGTCCGCTATAAATGGTCTCGATCTCTATAAAATCTATTCTTGCTTTTAATTTAGCAAATTTGAGAATGATCTCGGTTTCAAATTGGTATTTTTGAGAAACAAAGTTTAGTCTTCCGATCAAATTCAAGTTATACAAACGATATCCGGATTGCGAATCGAAAACTCTATAACCAGTTACCAGTGAAACTATAAAACTCGTTAAAGTATTGCTGCAAATTCTGTGCAAAGGCATTTTTGTAAGTGAGAAATTCCTTTTCCCGATCACCAGATCTGACTCTTTTTCATTCTGTTTTTTGATGAAATCCGGGATTTTATCTGGATCATGCTGCAAGTCGCTATCAAGAGTTATCGCAAA from Candidatus Cloacimonadota bacterium includes the following:
- a CDS encoding glycosyltransferase family 2 protein, with protein sequence MKANKQNTAIVIPVYNSEKYLAKLLTKILHFFPKENIFAVDDGSSDKSAEICSSYGINLFKFLQNSGKGSALKKGFEEAIKNNFVFAITLDSDLQHDPDKIPDFIKKQNEKESDLVIGKRNFSLTKMPLHRICSNTLTSFIVSLVTGYRVFDSQSGYRLYNLNLIGRLNFVSQKYQFETEIILKFAKLKARIDFIEIETIYSGQKSYISHFRDIMNFIKIVIHEMRN